From Acinonyx jubatus isolate Ajub_Pintada_27869175 chromosome F2, VMU_Ajub_asm_v1.0, whole genome shotgun sequence, the proteins below share one genomic window:
- the ZHX1 gene encoding zinc fingers and homeoboxes protein 1 — translation MASRRKSTTPCMVLASEQDPDLELISDLDDGPPVLTPVDNTRAESISSDEEVHESVDSDNQQNKKVEGGYECKYCTFQTPDLNMFTFHVDSEHPNVVLNSSYVCVECNFLTKRYDALSEHNLKYHPGEENFKLTMVKRNNQTIFEQTINDLTFDGSFVKEENSEQAEPTEVSSGISISKTPIMKMMKNKVETKRITVHHNSVEDVPEDKENEIKADREETVENPSSSASESNTSTSVANRIHPGAASTVVTPAAVLPGLAQVITAVSAQQNSNLIPKVLIPVNSIPTYNAALDNNPLLLNTYNKFPYPTMSEITVLSAQAKYTEEQIKIWFSAQRLKHGVSWTPEEVEEARRKQFNGTVHTVPQTITVIPTHISTGSNGLPSILQTCQIVGQPGLVLTQVAGTNTLPVTAPIALTVAGVPNQTNVQKSQAPAAQPVAETKPATAAAPPPQLVKHESTVANPDSFGIRAKKTKEQLAELKVSYLKNQFPHDSEIIRLMKITGLTKGEIKKWFSDTRYNQRNSKSNQCLHLNNDSSTTIVIDSSDETAESPTVVTSQPKQSWNPFPDFTPQKFKEKTAEQLRALQASFLNSSALTDEELNRLRAQTKLTRREIDAWFTEKKKSKALKEEKMEIEESNAGSSKEEAGEASPRDESGAPKPGNTGKVCKKTPEQLHMLKSAFVRTQWPSPEEYDKLAEESGLARTDIVSWFGDTRYAWKNGNLKWYYYYQSANSSSVNGLSSLRKRGRGRPKGRGRGRPRGRPRGSKRMNNWDRGPSLIKFKTGTAILKDYYLKHKFLNEQDLDELVNKSHMGYEQVREWFAERQRRSELGIELFEENEEEDEVIDDQEEDEEETDDSDTWEPPRHVKRKLSKSDD, via the coding sequence ATGGCAAGCAGGCGAAAATCCACAACACCCTGCATGGTCCTTGCCAGTGAGCAAGATCCAGACCTTGAGTTGATATCAGATTTGGATGACGGGCCTCCTGTACTTACACCTGTAGACAACACCAGGGCAGAGAGTATCTCAAGTGATGAAGAAGTTCATGAATCTGTGGATTCTGacaatcagcaaaataaaaaagttgaaggTGGCTATGAATGTAAATATTGTACTTTTCAAACCCCAGATCTAAATATGTTTACTTTTCATGTGGATTCAGAACATCCCAACGTAGTGCTAAACTCATCCTATGTTTGTGTCGAATGCAATTTTCTTACCAAAAGGTATGATGCACTTTCTGAGCATAATCTGAAATATCACCCAGGAGAGGAGAATTTTAAGTTGACTATGGTGAAACGAAATAACCAGACAATCTTTGAACAGACAATAAATGATCTGACCTTTGATGGGAGTTTTGTTAAGGAGGAGAACTCAGAGCAAGCTGAACCAACAGAAGTTTCTTCAGGAATATCTATCAGTAAAACTCCAATTATGAAAATGATGAAGAATAAAGTAGAGACCAAACGGATCACAGTTCACCACAACTCAGTGGAGGATGTTCCTGAagacaaagagaatgaaatcaaaGCAGATCGTGAAGAAACTGTGGAAAATCCAAGTTCTTCGGCTTCTGAATCCAACACAAGCACTTCTGTTGCGAACAGGATACATCCAGGTGCTGCCAGCACCGTCGTGACGCCGGCAGCGGTTCTTCCTGGGTTAGCACAGGTGATAACCGCCGTCTCGGCTCAGCAGAATTCCAATCTGATTCCCAAAGTCTTAATCCCTGTTAATAGCATTCCTACCTACAATGCTGCATTGGATAACAACCCCCTTTTGCTTAACACCTACAACAAATTCCCTTACCCGACAATGTCAGAAATTACTGTTCTCTCTGCTCAAGCAAAATACACAGAGGAACAGATCAAGATATGGTTTTCAGCCCAACGCCTAAAACATGGTGTCAGCTGGACTCCTGAGGAAGTAGAGGAGGCGAGAAGGAAACAATTCAACGGAACAGTACACACTGTACCTCAGACCATAACTGTTATTCCCACACACATTTCCACAGGGAGTAACGGTTTACCATCCATTTTGCAGACATGCCAAATAGTTGGTCAGCCAGGTCTGGTCCTTACACAAGTGGCTGGAACAAACACCCTGCCGGTGACAGCACCTATAGCCTTGACAGTGGCAGGGGTTCCAAATCAAACAAATGTGCAAAAGAGTCAGGCACCTGCCGCGCAGCCCGTGGCAGAGACAAAGCCGGCGACGGCAGCCGCTCCACCTCCTCAGCTTGTCAAACATGAAAGCACAGTGGCCAACCCTGATTCGTTCGGCATTCGGGCAAAAAAGACGAAAGAGCAACTGGCAGAACTGAAAGTTAGCTACCTTAAAAATCAGTTTCCCCACGATTCAGAAATTATCAGACTTATGAAAATCACAGGCCTGACtaaaggagagattaaaaaatggtTTAGCGACACAAGGTACAACCAGAGAAATTCAAAGAGTAACCAGTGCTTACATCTCAACAACGATTCCTCCACCACGATCGTTATAGACTCCAGCGACGAAACCGCGGAATCCCCAACCGTCGTCACGTCACAGCCCAAACAGTCCTGGAATCCTTTTCCCGACTTTACTCCCCAGAAGTTTAAAGAGAAGACGGCGGAGCAGCTTCGTGCTCTTCAGGCAAGTTTTCTCAACAGCTCCGCACTTACAGATGAAGAATTAAATAGGTTAAGAGCGCAAACCAAACTTACCAGAAGGGAGATTGATGCTTGGTTTacagagaagaagaaatcaaaagctttaaaggaagagaaaatggaaatagagGAAAGTAATGCAGGTAGTTCCAAAGAAGAAGCTGGAGAAGCTTCTCCCAGAGACGAATCTGGTGCACCTAAGCCCGGGAATACAGGCAAGGTGTGTAAGAAAACACCCGAGCAGTTGCACATGCTTAAAAGTGCATTTGTCCGAACGCAGTGGCCGTCGCCAGAGGAGTATGACAAGCTGGCTGAAGAAAGCGGGCTTGCGAGAACAGACATAGTTAGTTGGTTTGGGGACACCCGTTACGCTTGGAAAAACGGAAACTTAAAATGGTACTATTACTATCAAAGCGCCAATTCGAGTAGTGTCAATGGCCTGTCTTCCCTaaggaaaagggggagagggaggcccaaaggaaggggaagaggaagaccGCGCGGGCGGCCGAGAGGGAGCAAGAGGATGAACAACTGGGACAGGGGGCCATCactcataaaatttaaaactggaaCTGCAATACTTAAGGATTATTACCTGAAGCACAAATTTCTTAACGAGCAAGACCTTGACGAACTCGTTAACAAATCACATATGGGCTACGAGCAGGTCAGAGAGTGGTttgcagaaagacagagaagatcAGAGTTAGGTATAGAATTATttgaggaaaatgaggaggaaGATGAAGTCATCGATGATCAGGAAGAGGACGAAGAAGAAACCGATGATAGTGACACTTGGGAACCCCCACGACATGTGAAGCGGAAGCTTTCTAAATCAGATGACTGA